A region from the Mycolicibacterium phlei genome encodes:
- a CDS encoding dipeptide ABC transporter ATP-binding protein, with translation MGIAVTDVGVQALGADVDGSDPVATVGDLRVTFRRNGRDIHALRGVSLSIAKGEILGLVGESGSGKSVLGFSLLGLLPSSARIEGTVRVDGSDMVRGDAKALRKVRRLDLGAVFQDPMTSLNPTMRIGKQVAEAAGSEEEALRLLTAVGIPEPKRRMRSFPHELSGGLRQRVMIAIAIAGDPDLIIADEPTTALDVTVQAQVLRLLKRLRDEIGCSIVMITHDLGVAAQIADRIAVLYAGRIAEIGPIAEVLEKPAHPYTLGLLRSRLTLDTPRDRRLAALPGAVPSPAAPLPGCAFEPRCVLATPECSATPPDPVAVAPGRVSACLLPLDVVTTDLGARAADVGEPFPPVAAERDDAPPSVVLRDVTKTFAVRRRWLDRGSDNDSKLHALRGVSLRVGHGESVAIVGESGSGKSTLLRVIAGLEKASSGTVEIAGGRPQMVFQDSGASLTPWLSVGELIGERLRRTGMSRSQRHAAVAEVLERVGLPAEVAKSRAGQLSGGQRQRVSLARATVVPPAVLLCDEPTSALDVSLAASVLNLIGELRRSLNMSVVFVTHDLSVARVVADRIAVMYLGRIVEIGPADQVIGDPVHPYTRALVDSIPDLGRKAGSLPGEPASPLSPPSGCAFHPRCPIAVDACADPQLDVRLEGEPGNPHQVACIERKAC, from the coding sequence ATGGGCATCGCGGTGACCGACGTCGGCGTGCAGGCGCTCGGTGCGGACGTCGACGGGTCAGATCCGGTCGCCACGGTCGGCGATCTGCGGGTGACGTTCCGGCGCAACGGCCGCGATATCCACGCGCTGCGCGGCGTGTCGCTGTCGATCGCCAAGGGGGAGATCCTCGGTCTGGTCGGCGAATCCGGTTCCGGCAAAAGCGTTCTGGGGTTCAGTCTGCTGGGCCTGCTGCCCTCGTCGGCGCGTATCGAGGGCACCGTGCGCGTCGACGGTTCGGACATGGTGCGCGGTGACGCCAAGGCGTTGCGCAAGGTGCGCCGGCTGGATCTCGGCGCGGTCTTCCAGGATCCGATGACCTCGCTGAACCCGACGATGCGGATCGGCAAGCAGGTCGCCGAGGCGGCGGGCAGCGAGGAGGAGGCGCTGCGCCTGCTCACCGCGGTCGGTATCCCGGAACCCAAGCGCCGCATGCGCAGTTTCCCGCACGAGCTCTCCGGCGGTCTGCGGCAGCGCGTGATGATCGCCATCGCCATCGCCGGTGACCCCGACCTGATCATCGCCGACGAGCCGACCACCGCCCTCGACGTCACGGTGCAGGCCCAGGTGCTGCGCCTGCTCAAACGGCTGCGCGACGAGATCGGCTGCAGCATCGTGATGATCACCCACGACCTCGGGGTGGCGGCCCAGATCGCCGACCGCATCGCGGTGCTCTACGCCGGGCGTATCGCCGAGATCGGGCCCATCGCAGAGGTTCTGGAAAAACCCGCACACCCCTACACCCTCGGTCTGCTGCGCTCCCGGCTCACCCTGGACACCCCGCGCGACCGCAGGCTGGCCGCACTTCCGGGTGCGGTGCCCAGCCCGGCGGCACCACTGCCCGGTTGTGCGTTCGAACCCCGCTGTGTGCTCGCCACCCCCGAGTGCTCGGCGACACCGCCGGACCCCGTCGCGGTGGCGCCCGGGCGGGTCAGCGCCTGTCTGCTGCCCCTCGATGTCGTCACCACCGACCTCGGCGCCCGCGCCGCGGACGTCGGCGAGCCGTTCCCGCCGGTCGCGGCCGAGCGTGACGACGCCCCGCCGTCGGTGGTGCTGCGCGACGTCACCAAGACCTTCGCCGTGCGCAGGCGCTGGCTCGACCGCGGCAGCGACAATGACAGCAAACTGCATGCGCTGCGCGGTGTTTCGCTGCGCGTCGGGCACGGCGAGTCGGTGGCCATCGTCGGCGAGAGCGGTTCGGGCAAGTCGACGCTGCTGCGGGTGATCGCCGGACTGGAGAAAGCCTCGTCGGGCACCGTGGAGATCGCCGGCGGGCGCCCGCAGATGGTGTTCCAGGACTCGGGCGCCTCGCTGACGCCGTGGCTGTCGGTGGGGGAGTTGATCGGCGAACGGTTGCGCCGCACCGGGATGTCGCGGTCGCAGCGTCACGCCGCCGTCGCCGAGGTCCTCGAACGCGTCGGGCTGCCCGCCGAGGTCGCCAAGTCGCGTGCCGGTCAGCTCTCCGGCGGTCAGCGGCAACGGGTTTCGCTGGCCCGCGCGACGGTGGTGCCCCCGGCGGTGCTGCTGTGTGACGAGCCCACCAGCGCGCTGGACGTGTCGCTGGCCGCGTCGGTGCTCAACCTCATCGGTGAGCTGCGGCGCAGCCTGAACATGTCGGTGGTGTTCGTCACCCACGACCTGTCGGTGGCCCGGGTGGTCGCCGACCGCATCGCGGTGATGTACCTCGGGCGCATCGTCGAGATCGGGCCGGCCGACCAGGTGATCGGCGATCCGGTGCATCCCTACACCCGCGCCCTCGTCGACTCCATCCCCGACCTCGGCCGGAAGGCCGGCAGCCTGCCGGGTGAGCCGGCCAGCCCGCTGTCGCCGCCGTCGGGGTGTGCCTTCCATCCTCGCTGTCCGATCGCCGTCGACGCGTGCGCGGACCCGCAGCTTGACGTCCGGTTGGAGGGGGAGCCGGGCAATCCCCACCAGGTCGCTTGTATCGAACGAAAGGCGTGTT